The DNA sequence AAGGTCTCCTATGAATTACCTGTGTCTACCGTTGGGGGCTGCCTCAAGGGCTATAGCATTATGGGATatagtgattgagaagattaaATATAGATTGGCGGGTTGGAAGAGACTGTACTTGTCAAAAGGTGGTAGAATCACTTTAATCAAAACAACTTTGTCTAATCTaccaatgtatttttttttatctcttttcccAATTCCAGCAAGTGTGGCGACTTGGATTGAGAAACTTCACAGGGACTTACTTTGGAGTGGTATAGGAAATGACTTCAAATTTCATCTAGTCAAATGAGATAAAACTATGTTCCCCTTCGAAAGGGTTGGGAATTAGAAATCTGAAGATTTTCAATTGGGCATTACTCGGGAAATCGTTGTGGCGATATAATATAGAACCAGAAGCCGAAGCCTTATGGAAGTCGGtgattgattgcaaatatggaagtttgttttttttttttttttgggggggggggggggttggtgcaCTAGATAGGTTAATGGGGCTTATGGACTGGGGATCTAGAAGCATATTAGTCAGGGGTGGGGGGTGTTCGCTCGTCATACTAGACTCGTGTTGAGAGATGActctagaataaaattctgAAGCGACATATGGTGTGGAAATAATGTCCTAAAAGACTCGTTCCCCTCAATATTCCGGATTGCATGTGAGAAAGAAGCTTTAGTTGCTGATTTTATGGTGATAGTTGGGGATCAAATATAGTGGAACATTAACTTTAGTATggcagcccaagattgggaagttggcaGTTTTGATTTGGCTTTTGTACTCCTTGAGATCAAGCAACCAAGGAAATGACACGATGTGGTGGGTACCCATAGGTAAAGACACATTTTCGGTTCGTTCGTTCCATAAGTTCCTCACACAGGTGCAGAACATTCAGTTTCCATGGAGGTGGATTGCGCCTCCCAAAGCTACATTCTTTGCATGGATAGCTTCTCTGGTAAGATCTTGACGACGGATAATTTGCAAAAACGCGGGGCAATCATAAtcgattggtgctacatgtgcaagaagagtggtgagactgtggatcatctcctattgcattgtgatgtttTGGAATGCTGTGGGATGAGGTGTTCAGCATATTAGAGTTAACTTGGGTGGTGCCCACCACAATGGTGGCGCTTTTGACTACTTGGACAAATTTAGGAGGTATTCCACAAATCTCAGCAATGGAAGATGGTTCTAATTTGTATTCTatggtgcttatggcaggagcAGAATGAAACGATGTTCGAAGACAATGAGCGCTCATTTGAGGATCTTAGATCTCTTATTGTTAGAACCTTATTCCTATAGGCTatagctgtagattttaatggcctaaaccttcatgactttcttgtttccttttcttcatcCTATATAGGTGtttcctcttgtataccatcttgtgtacttgggctatgcctattattaatacaatcgtttacttataaaaaaaaaattcttgagattttattttgtgagCCAACTGATATATTCATCAGTGTACCTATGACAATTAATTTATGTGTGGTATATTGATGCCTTAATGGCATCTGTGATGTCTTTTtggtaattaaaattttcatttcccCAACCCCCATTAATTATGATACTTACTGAGCACGTGGCAGCTCACTCTCTGTATTTCTTACTCTTTTAGAGAATCCATCTGCTTGAGGTTTGTGACTAGGGAGTTGACAAATTGTTGGGCAAGGTGGAGTCGCTATGTGAAGACTTGAGGATTTAGATAGCTATggattttcttttagattacCTATATATCGTAATGTTATTAAAGTCAATGAATTGTAGTTGGAATTTATGTTACGTTATTGGGTTATAGTTGCTCTGACAAATTCTTTGGGAATGATCATATTGGAGTATTTTATTACAGTTTTTGAGtattgttgagaatatttgCATTGAAAAGTAAGgcttgagaaatttgtaaaaggGGGGAAAGTCGTCATCTTTCAGACAGGACTCTGTTAGTTGTAAATTCGGGGCGTTACAACCTGTTCCTTGGCCCCATGGGGATCGCCAATATCATACCTTACTAATCCTAAATCATCCTCCTGTGCAGTGCTAATCTCCATAGAATGATTCACCATATTCAGTTGCAGCACACTACGACTCTTGTAATGATGGATATTTTACCTCAATTGATGCTTTACAATGGTCCAAGGCCAGTTGTAATTCTCCAACCAAACAAAATGCCTCAGCTAGATTGTCCTCTACCTGcaaatatcacatcatataCAGTCATTGATGTAGCCAGCTTGTCAAACTAACTAAACCAGAAAATCAGGAAGATATTTTCTGTCAGTTCAGCAACCAGTCCTTAATTCCATGTGCTGGGAGCTTAGCAATCTCTACTGCTAATTATTTGACTCCAAACAGTATTTGAATCCCAAAGACACTTATTTTTAACGTGCATTGTTTGGAGTcctctcttattaattattatcctTCTAAGGGTCATTCGTTACCTTACAGCAAGATCTTATTGTTGCAGCATCTTTAAGCTGCATCAGTCATGCACACTAACGTCAGTTGTACTCTATGCCACATGTATATGTTCATAGTACTACTATGCATGGTAGATGGGGTTACAGACATCAAGTGTGGAAAAACTACACTGTAGATAGCCAAGACTATTTGGGACgaggtgtttaaaagaatggatttggcgtgggttatgccggaaacagttttggatgtattggtgTGCTGGACTTCAATCCGTGGGGTGAGACAGATcaaagcagtgtggaagatgatccctatctatattatgtggtgtttataGCAAGAAcgcaatgagaggatttttgaagacaaagagagatctatggaggagctaaaattgttattttttagaactctttgtacttgggccattgctgtagacttaaatggcatggaccttcatgactTTCTAGTTGCTAATATGCCTACATAATTAGGGCATTTTTCTTTGTATCTTGACACttggtgatttaataaagtcttgttttacttacaaaaaaaaaaaaaaaagtgtggaaaAACACTTATCACCACTCAGTAACTTTAGTAAACACTTCTATTTGCAATGATTAAAAATAGATGGCATTACcctaaaggaaaaaaagaaaaagaaaggagatgGAGAGGAGGGTTACTAGAACTCACTTCAGAAATGCGCTTGTTATATGCATGCAAAGTTGATCTTAGCAGACAAAGAGAATTTAGTGCAGCCGTAAGGACAGTGGTTGAGATTTCTCCTGAAACCATTGTATCCTTCAACCTGTAGAGTATTGATATACAAACTGAAGGTGAAACATACATGCCTATGGATGTAAAAGCACACGTGCTGATATTTCTAACTGTGCAAAATGCAGAATTTAATTTTACCATGGATGTTTAATCATACAGATTGAAGGACGAAGGTTAAATCAATCACAGATTGATATCGGTTGGTATACAGCGAAGTTTGGCTAGCATAAACTTGGCACCAAATGCAAAGTACCAACTCTTGTTAGGTGATCTGGTAGGATTAAAAGGAACGTAATTGAGGATGTTAAAATCATGAAGCTTCAATGAAAACCATGATGCCTTGTTATGGAATAAAGATAATGGGTTTCTACAAACCCTAGGACTTTCATATGGAGAACAGGGAGaatatgaagaccaatttaaaacaCTACTTACTGCAATCGAGGCAAGCCatgcgcttgaaaccaaatctaaGTTTAAGAAGAGCAGGCAGTTAAAGAATCTTTCATGAGCAATCAATTACGATACTAAGggaggtagctcaagtcgagggaaggCTAAAGGGAGGGCTTTGTGATGTTCGGGTTGGGGATTAGTTTTTTCGGAATCTAGGGGATGGGGTCGGGGAGGTGTAATGATAGTTTTCCAATTCgggtttggtgtattttggataGGTTTTCATGGGTCATTATGGGCTTtcttgtatgggctaggtgtttttcttgtatacatccagtgtactttttttttttataggtatacGTCCAGGGTACTtagttactcctattgatatatatatatatatatatatataatattattacttataaaaaaaaaaccatgccTTGTTATGGAAATCCAAGCTCTATTAACTGCAGCAAATGAAGATTCCAGATCACAATACGAATCACACTTCAAACAAAATCCAGGATCAATACGAAGGGAGCCATTGCTTGGAAGGCATTTCAACATATCAACCTGAAAAAACATTGAGAATTTCAGTAAGAGGAAAGAAagtagaaatatattttttgctgCAACTCATGAGGACAAAGGAATGTCATAACACATTCAACCGTTATATTGATTCAACCATTGGAACCTCATTTGCTGGCAAGTTTTTCCTATTTTCTGTGGTGCTCTTTCATAAGTACAAAGTCCACCTTGCCTCTCAGGGACAAGTAAATAGTGTCCATTAAGAATGTCCAGATGCAATAAAAGACCATGATTACGTACATTATACCACATCATTACCCAAAATTGACATCAGCTAGAATATAGAGTACCTGCATAAAGGGCTCCAAGGTGCTTATTCCGGTGGCACTTTGAACGTGCCTAGTTTTCTGTTTTTCACAGTTGACTACACAGCTATCCAACACTATGCCGGGACAATTTGGACTGACACAATGAAAAGCGTTGAGAACAAGGTCAGAGAGATTCACTTCTGCACAAGCTCTGCACTCACATCTAAATGAGTACTCATCTTTTAGAAACTTTAGACGATCTTTACAGTCCCACTGGCCAGCCTGTAAAACAAAACCATAATTTTACTATTAGAACTAGCTATTTCCGCATCACATTTTGTTTGGAAAGATGAGGAAATTGCTGCTTGGTTGCCAAGTGCAGGCAAAGTCAAGCCCCGCTTTCTGAGTTACTATAATTGgttgaacaaaaaattaaatgtggagggagggagagagaaagagatcagCAGCATTAATTGACAGAGAGGTCCTAGTTGTCAAGAGTGAATACCTGTGGACCATATGACAATTCCAGGGGACACCCTACTGCCACAAACTCCGTTGTTCGTATAAAAAGGGAACGTGACACAAAATATGCACCAATGTTTGGTTGGCAAGAATGGTTGAACAAACTGCCAACTCTATAAATAGCTTGACCTACTTTGACCTATGAGAGTAACAACAATTACAAACACATGCGATGATcacatataaatgaaaaatccaGCTATTGTCAACAAAGTacaaaactatattattatagaGTTTACAGTGATAAATCACAACGAGATATTGCAGATAGGAAAtggaaagagggaaaaaatgaCACCCCATACACAAACCTGCTCCACATTACTAGTTAAAGAAACCTCGCTGTGtgaaaattttccaaactgATGCAGTGGACCATTAACATCAGCTGATTTCATACGAAAAATTGTCATAGAATTCACCCTAATTTGAGATATAAGTATGACAATCTGCATCaacagaagaaaatgaaataaataacatgaaatctTTGGGACTATCCCTGACATATTGAAACTCCTAACAATACATGATAATTAATACAAGCCATACATGACGATCctgaatagaaaaatgataaatactaTTTGAACCATTAGTGCATGACAAAGAGTGACGTtagtaaaataaattgatatataaagAATCAGTATCGTGTAAGGGAAAAAATTCTGCCATAAagtttaagttaaaaaatttgacACATTAAGCATATTAAATGTTATGTGACATTAACGTCCCTAGTTTTAAAGATTTGAAGAAGAATGTGTTTGCAACAATGACGTAGTGAGCACACGAGGAGGAGCTTGTCTTCAACTATTGAGATCTTATAAACACACTATTTCTTGTTGGAGGGGAAAGAGAATGGAAGATGGGATGAAGCCTATTTCGCTTCAAGCATTTTCACTCCTGTCAACGAATGACTTCTATAGGGCTTGATGGAGTGAGATGAGTGATAGTTCGTGTTTGAATCTCAAGATggaatttgtaattttgtagtgcttctatatttttttttttttataagtatacttttcttttgtaaaatgatgtgtAGTGCTTCTATATTCAAAGGTAGTGTTTGGGAacaaaaattttttgaagatgtTATCAAAATTTTCGTACTCCCAATCCAAACATCTTTACACCAGGACAATCTcaatcatcaaaacatctcatctcaatttccAAAAcgaacaaaaaccaaaacaactttcacaaaactccAAGAAAcctcaaaaaaattttcttcccaaacctATTTTCAATAGGCCCCACCACTTTTTTTcggtaaacaagattttattgaccATAAGAATaagcaagagcccaagtatacgaGACGGatacaagagcaatgcctaCGCATGCTAGTTTAAGGAACAAGGTATTCATGAAAagtcatgccatgaaaatcaattacaatcgaccaatggagttaaagtattgaaaaataagtttctaagctcatccattgaccgcTCTTGATCTTTAAAACTTCTTTCGTTCCTCTTCCTCCAAGTACATCACCGTAAACAATTGAAACCATCCTCCACATTGATGCAATCTGAGAAGCTAAGAGGTTGATTACCCTTatcggcatcacccaagctaatccCATCTGAGCAAAAAGACTTCATTCCACAAAGTcatggcaatctcacaatgaagtagtagatgGTCAACAGACTCTCCgctctttttgcacatacaacaccaatccattacTACGATTCAAAGTTTCCTTAAGTTGTCTAGGGTGATGATCTTCCCCAAGCAAGccatccatacaaaaaaagattGCCTTTAGGAGTGcttttgtcttccaaatactcttccatgaGAATGGATTTGTATTGTGAATCATCATGGCTTGGTAGAAAGAGTGGACTGTGAACTTCCTTTTCTTAGAGGGGCACCAAAAAATCTTGTCTTCGACTCCCTCCAACAAACAGGTGGAGTACACTAGGTCATAGAACTCCGAAAAAGCATCAATTTCCCAACCTTGTGCATCTTTGACGAATGTAACATTCCATTGGGGAATACCATTGGAGATGATTAAGAGGTCTACAATTGaggcttctttcattcttgctatACCATAAACTTGTGGATAAGTTTCCTTGAGTGCCCTATCGGCACATcatacatcatgccaaaatttaattttagatcCATCACCCACCGTAAAGTGGATACTTCTTGAATATGTGTTCTCATATGCTTCCATAGCCCTACTCCATAAGGCCCACTCCTCGTTGGAAAACAATCCTCTTTATGGTTTCCCATGCTTCAATTCAATGACAATTCTCCATAAGGCCCCCCATTCCTTGTGGTATCTCCATATCCATGGGGAACCATTGCAAGTTCCGAATACCCAATCCTCTCATTGTCCTGGAATAGGATAGCATATTATGGCCTatttcaccaagtgaaatttaaactcgtcATTTATCTCCCCCCCCATATTATGGCCTatttcaccaagtgaaatttaaactcgtcATTTATctcccccccccaaaaaaaaaaaaaaaaaaagtaagatgtCATGTTGGAGTTTTTCTATGCGAGGAGCGGGAAAAATGATAGGAAGTAGGTTGGCAAAttgaaatagtattttttattaggtGACCCTACCACCTTTGGATAAATACACCATTTTCTAACTAGACAATTTCAGCTCCATTTTTTCTAGAACATcatcccaaatagatttcgATTTGAACGAAGCACCCAATGGGAGGCCAAGATATATCATAGGAAGCTGAGATATCTTGCATACCAAAATGGAAGCCATACTCTCCACATTTTAGGAAAATCCCCCACCGAAACTACTTCTATTTTAGCCAAGTTTACCTTCAACCTTGATACAGCTTCAATGCATAAAAGGAGAGCCCTCAAAGCTCAACCCCACCACTTCTTAATACCACAATAAAATGTTCCGTTAGGTTAGCCATATGTTGTGTATAATCAACAATTTCCACAAAAGGTGGTAAGATGATGTCTTGAGTAGTTAGTCAGTGGATGGGAGGTCGTCCATTCCAGAAGATATTTTCATTTCACTCCTTCTCCCACTTATCGTCTCTCTGTGGGACCTCTTCAACTCAACTCTTTATAGATAAGCATTTTTATTGAGAATAAGGTCCCACCTTAAATCTGAATAGAGGAAACCAAAATGACTTCAAGCTTCACTTCAATAGTCTTTTATAAATGCTATTATAACTTCTTTTTTCAAAAGTGGGGGCAGAGTAGGTAGAGGAGGGAAAATGTTTATGTCATAAGCATAATGCTAAAAAGCCATATCGAGGAATATAAGCTAAAGAAATCTGTGAAGGACATGGATTCAACTTTTGGTTGGAGAAAGTAGGGGACATATTTTGAAGTGACAAACAAAATCAGCCATttagaatctgaaaaattatcTTAGGAATTAACTATTTAGTTCTAAATAATATATGGGGGGAAATACAAACTCACTCATTTTACAATGTGCTATTCAAGCTACCACTTTCGACCCACTAAACCATCAAACTACCACTTCCCATCAAATATCAGCCCCCtttcaattatatttattaagatAGATGAAAAATTGTGTCATGGCACAATCTTGCCTGTCAAATCTCCCTTAAACTATTTAGTAGTTTGCAGGTGTAGTGGGTCGAAATAGAAAGGGATGATAGTTTGGGAgtgcaaaatatattttctctcatatataagttttatatacaCAATATAGTAAGATAAAGAATACACTTACATTGGATTTGCATTGTGCAGGTCCAATAGTATATGTTTATGATTTCACCCTTTAAATCGAGCTGCAAAAACTTTTTTCTAGGTGATTAACTCACATAGTTGATGGGATTTGAACCCCTAACGTCACTCACCACCCCATTGTTGTTGGAAAGGAAGTGTCATCAGGCTTTGGTGAATAGCAGATTAGCCTTTAGCTTGTGGATATTGTGATGTGTGTATAAGAACCACTAATCCTAattttgtgagagagagagagagagagagagagagagagagacctgtgCTATAGAAGCCCCATTTAGTAAAAGTTCAGTGCGTGAAGAATGTTGAAGGCAATATAGCAATATAATGGAGTATATATGTAACTCCAATTTGCTTTCTGGATGAATTTGTGGATAATTTTGAGAAAGGTTCTGTAGAAAATTATAAAGGCTATGAGAAGCCATGTCATATTAACCATAACATCAACAGGAGAAAAAAACCAATAAGCGAATAATAGTTGTGAATATACCAACATGTCCACGAAATTAGCAACTGGACTTCTTTCTGCCAAAGATTTTATTAGCGCCCGTCCAGCCAAAGCTATCTCAGAAGGAAATACTGTGGGCCAGTGTACACCTTGACATTCATGCTTATGTTCAGGAATGTCAACATCTGATTCAGAATCATTGCCCAGGGTAATCTCTGAAATATATGTGTCAAGATTATGAGATATATTTCCTTGAATGCCATGTTTCACTGGATGATTCCTAAGCATTTGTCCTCCTGCTCGTATTTGGCACCTCTGCGAGCAGTACAGAGGTATAGAACATGATGTACATGAGACCTTATCTGGTGGTAGGTCATTCAAGCAGTAATGGCAATGAGTTTCTCGACAATGCTTCGATATTATCTGCAACTTATAGGGCCAGTAAATTTCTTATTCCTCAGCAGGAAGGCAGGCATTAGATctattaacaaaataatgagaaaataaCTCGTGTTTGAAGGGAATATATGGGAAGAGaatgataacaataataacGACGACGACAACgacagcagcagcaacaacaacaaaacaacatttttttttatgaataaattttttattgagacAAGTAACAAGGCAAAGCCAAGCAAACaggaagtaaaaaaaaactgaactaTTACATGTCaggaactagaaaaagaaacaagaaaatcatggacactagttccattaaatataatagCTGAAGCCCAATGAAATaaggaattaaagaaaaaacatctaaGTTCATCCACCAAgcattccttatcttcaaagcatcaaCCATTCCTCTCAACCCAAATACACCACACAAGGTATAAAGGGATCATATTCCAAACATCGGCTATTTGCACATTACCCCTTAAACCTCTCCAGAAAGCAAAAAGGTCCACCAACCTCCTAGACATCACCCAAgccaaaacaacaaaacaacatTAACAATAATGATATGAATTCTAGCAGTGAACCAATTCTATGAATGCTTCTAGAAGACTGAATAATTCGCCATATGGTCAGCATTTCCTAGAAGATGGAAcaattgtataaaatttaaacactTCTAAGCTGCAACTTGTGAGGTATATTATCCTTGTGAGCATAACCAAAACCAACCCAACTCAACAAAGGTAATCATTCCACAAAGCTCTAGCAATCATATAATGGAATAAAAGATGGTCTATAGATTAATCGCTCTTTCTACACATACAACACTAGTCAATAACAATGATATGGCGTTTCCTTAAGTTATCAATGGTAAGGATTTCCCCAAGGAAGCTATCCAATGAATAGAATTACTATCATGAGGCATAAGGACCTGATGCAAAAATCAAATAATGAACATCCCTTTATTGAAAGGGATCCAAGGAGTCTTATTCGCATTCCAAGACATAATCTACTGGAGtacaaaagattgaaaaaatttgtaAGAGTATGAACCCCTAATCATGGACACTCTCAAGAAACTAAAATTCTAGAAGGGGAGCATGGGAAAGCTTCTTTGAGGGCCTTATCtccacaccataagtcatgcTAGTACTTGATCATAGAGCCATCACCCACCACAAGTCTAGAATGACTATAGAAGACCCCTTATTGGAAAGGTTCCAAAATCTGCCTAGTCAATTCTACCGTATTCTAGGAGATATTGGCTGTAAATGTGTGAATATTCTAGGAGATTTAGTTTCCTTAGAAGTTagcatttaatttattctttccttcttttcttctgTTGTAATCTATATATACTGCCTTGTACCTATGTTACGAATTAATGAGAATCATTCCTACAAATTACTCTCTCATTCTAGATGGTATCATAACAAGGTTTGTTTTTCCGATTCATCTAAAAACCCTAATTCCTCTAGCGGCTCAAATCAACCCCTATCTCTTGggttttcttccttcttcatctcTGTCCTTCTCTTTTGTTGCTGTCAAGCCTTTTACCATAGTTGATACTTCAAATGAGgccaaatccaaaaacaaaccaaaaccaaaacctacCCATTCTGAACCCTACTCTGTCCAAATCACAAACATACGACTGAATGAGGCTAAGTTCCTACGATGGTCACAATCAGTCAGGATGTATATTCGAGGGAGAGGGAAGATAGGGTGCTTGACTGGTGAAACCAAGGAGCCTGAGAAAATAGACCCATCCTATGTTGTATGGGATGTAGAAAATTTCATGGTGATGGCGTGGCTTGTGAATGCTATGGACGAAGAAATTAGTGCCAACTACATGTGCTATTCGACTACAAAGGAGCTCTGGGACAATGTTAGTTAGATGTATTCTGACCTTGAAAATTACTCTCAGATATATGAATTGTAGCAGAAAATCAGTAATACTCACCAAGGAGAAGGCAGTGTGACCAGGTATTTCAATGTTCTTAAGGGACTTTGGCAGGATTAAGACTTATTCAATGATTATGAATGGAAAAATCCTGATGATTGCAATCATATTAAGATGGTGGAGAATGccagaatttttaaattcttggcTGCACTTGATGATGAATTTGATGTAGGGGAAGGATTCTAGGGAGATAGCCATTATCTCCACTTGGAGAGGTATTTTCTGAGGTGTGAAGAGAAGATTGTCGTCGGAATGTcatgatgaaaaaaaaggaggaTGAAATTGTGGAGAACTCTGCATTAGTTGTTACCAACCCTACTCCTTATTGTGCTATTAGCACAGATCTGTCAACTGCCAATGTTTTTGCACAGTGGCCCTATTCTAACAAAAGTATGTTTGAAGAGAAGCCTCGGGTATGGTGTGATTATTGCAATAAACCACGCCACACCAGAGAGATTTGCTGGAAACTCCATGGAAAGCCTGCAAATTGAAAGAGTAGCAAATTTGGAACATTTGGCAGCAACTATATAGCCCTTAGAGCCAATGAAGCAAAGGCTAATTTCCTATGTGTTGAGCAGGTGGATCATTTTCTTCAATTGCTGAAATCCACTCCTACATCTAGTCCCACTGGTTCCTTGGCCCAAGCAGGTGATACCCCTAGTACCTACTCTTGTGGCTTAACTCTTACACCATGGATTCTTGATTCAGGTGCATCTGACCATATGACTAGTacttcacaattttttcaatcttattATTCTTGTCACGGTAATAAAAGGGTTAGAATTGCAGATGGAAGTTTCTCATCCATTGTAGGAACATGTTCTGTCCAAATCTCTGAGAAAATTGAACTAAAATCTGTCCTTCATGTTCCTAAACTTGCTTATAATTTGTTGTCTGTTAGGAAACTCTCACGGGATTCTAACTACCGTGTCATATTCTTTGATTCCCATTGTAAATTTCAGGACCAACTCTCAGAGAGGATGATTTGGATGATTGATGGACtctattattttgataagacCCTATTTAACATTAAACAAGCTCAGGGTttgagtagtagtagtactagtttAATGCCTATACGAGAACAAAATATGCTTTGACATCTTAGACTAGGACATTCTAGTTTTCTCTATCTAAAACATTTGTTTACTAGCttatttaaaattgatgattgCAACTCTCTTCATTGTGATACTTGTCATTTATCCAAGAGTCATCGGAACACTTATCAATTAAAAAGTTATCGTGcttcaaaacctttttatttaatt is a window from the Juglans regia cultivar Chandler chromosome 7, Walnut 2.0, whole genome shotgun sequence genome containing:
- the LOC109000918 gene encoding SET and MYND domain-containing protein 4 isoform X3 — translated: MEKLKSLVPDSLKRMVAESTPDSLPRTCSSLLNFFSDMELFHQMVRDLTDPERAFCGKNKDAALELKQKGNQCFLNEDYGSALTCYSEALRLAPVDVDDMDKNLVAALYVNRASVLHKLDLLMEGRRDCNRALQISPSYAKAWYRRGKMNASLGNFEDAVHDLNIAKNLELSFGGQRQIESELRIITDMFERTESSLVQHKENELDLLDEPDQIKLKCVITPNKGRGMVAPSDIPPASLVHAEEPYALLQIISKHCRETHCHYCLNDLPPDKVSCTSCSIPLYCSQRCQIRAGGQMLRNHPVKHGIQGNISHNLDTYISEITLGNDSESDVDIPEHKHECQGVHWPTVFPSEIALAGRALIKSLAERSPVANFVDMLNLSQNYPQIHPESKLELHIYSIILLYCLQHSSRTELLLNGASIAQIVILISQIRVNSMTIFRMKSADVNGPLHQFGKFSHSEVSLTSNVEQVKVGQAIYRVGSLFNHSCQPNIGAYFVSRSLFIRTTEFVAVGCPLELSYGPQAGQWDCKDRLKFLKDEYSFRCECRACAEVNLSDLVLNAFHCVSPNCPGIVLDSCVVNCEKQKTRHVQSATGISTLEPFMQVDMLKCLPSNGSLRIDPGFCLKCDSYCDLESSFAAVNRAWISITRLKDTMVSGEISTTVLTAALNSLCLLRSTLHAYNKRISEVEDNLAEAFCLVGELQLALDHCKASIEILEKLYGPNHIVIGYELVKLSSIQLSMGDRTAVKNINRVSEIFSRYYGSHADKMFPYLQPLQGKLTKLVQ
- the LOC109000918 gene encoding SET and MYND domain-containing protein 4 isoform X1, giving the protein MEKLKSLVPDSLKRMVAESTPDSLPRTCSSLLNFFSDMELFHQMVRDLTDPERAFCGKNKDAALELKQKGNQCFLNEDYGSALTCYSEALRLAPVDVDDMDKNLVAALYVNRASVLHKLDLLMEGRRDCNRALQISPSYAKAWYRRGKMNASLGNFEDAVHDLNIAKNLELSFGGQRQIESELRIITDMFERTESSLVQHKENELDLLDEPDQIKLKCVITPNKGRGMVAPSDIPPASLVHAEEPYALLQIISKHCRETHCHYCLNDLPPDKVSCTSCSIPLYCSQRCQIRAGGQMLRNHPVKHGIQGNISHNLDTYISEITLGNDSESDVDIPEHKHECQGVHWPTVFPSEIALAGRALIKSLAERSPVANFVDMLNLSQNYPQIHPESKLELHIYSIILLYCLQHSSRTELLLNGASIAQIVILISQIRVNSMTIFRMKSADVNGPLHQFGKFSHSEVSLTSNVEQVKVGQAIYRVGSLFNHSCQPNIGAYFVSRSLFIRTTEFVAVGCPLELSYGPQAGQWDCKDRLKFLKDEYSFRCECRACAEVNLSDLVLNAFHCVSPNCPGIVLDSCVVNCEKQKTRHVQSATGISTLEPFMQVDMLKCLPSNGSLRIDPGFCLKCDSYCDLESSFAAVNRAWISITRLKDTMVSGEISTTVLTAALNSLCLLRSTLHAYNKRISELKDAATIRSCCKVEDNLAEAFCLVGELQLALDHCKASIEILEKLYGPNHIVIGYELVKLSSIQLSMGDRTAVKNINRVSEIFSRYYGSHADKMFPYLQPLQGKLTKLVQ
- the LOC109000918 gene encoding SET and MYND domain-containing protein 4 isoform X6, which gives rise to MEKLKSLVPDSLKRMVAESTPDSLPRTCSSLLNFFSDMELFHQMVRDLTDPERAFCGKNKDAALELKQKGNQCFLNEDYGSALTCYSEALRLAPVDVDDMDKNLVAALYVNRASVLHKLDLLMEGRRDCNRALQISPSYAKAWYRRGKMNASLGNFEDAVHDLNIAKNLELSFGGQRQIESELRIITDMFERTESSLVQHKENELDLLDEPDQIKLKCVITPNKGRGMVAPSDIPPASLVHAEEPYALLQIISKHCRETHCHYCLNDLPPDKVSCTSCSIPLYCSQRCQIRAGGQMLRNHPVKHGIQGNISHNLDTYISEITLGNDSESDVDIPEHKHECQGVHWPTVFPSEIALAGRALIKSLAERSPVANFVDMLIVILISQIRVNSMTIFRMKSADVNGPLHQFGKFSHSEVSLTSNVEQVKVGQAIYRVGSLFNHSCQPNIGAYFVSRSLFIRTTEFVAVGCPLELSYGPQAGQWDCKDRLKFLKDEYSFRCECRACAEVNLSDLVLNAFHCVSPNCPGIVLDSCVVNCEKQKTRHVQSATGISTLEPFMQVDMLKCLPSNGSLRIDPGFCLKCDSYCDLESSFAAVNRAWISITRLKDTMVSGEISTTVLTAALNSLCLLRSTLHAYNKRISELKDAATIRSCCKVEDNLAEAFCLVGELQLALDHCKASIEILEKLYGPNHIVIGYELVKLSSIQLSMGDRTAVKNINRVSEIFSRYYGSHADKMFPYLQPLQGKLTKLVQ